Proteins encoded in a region of the Mucilaginibacter sabulilitoris genome:
- a CDS encoding IS1182 family transposase, translating into MQGKKDYQEKLFIRFQLSDYVPADNFYRRLRSILDLSFLYDSTAKYYGNEGQKSIDPVVFFKLMLVGYLENMNSDRRIIITSRMRMDILYFIGYDLDEELPWHSTLSRTRQLYGEETFTAIFKTVLKQCIDNGLVAGRRQAVDSVLVKANAALSSVVERQILDDAAGYGKELDAHTEKLSSDNIIHLPDHLSASQASAKQKPKPVNQARVSPSDTDARISYKPGKVLALNYLSQVSVDTSNHVITHIQAFHADKGDGQCLPEILTQTVNTLKENGLTVHEVLADSGYSSEPGLLALIEHQIEGYIPNRSGYKDDREGFTYDKEHDRYICSQGKYLTFRHFRAKGNGLHKLYKTSVSDCATCPLKDSCTNPSTGTKVIRESAIKDIYRQMQQRVQSSKGRKMRKVRQGTVEPVLGTLVNFTGMKKVNTKGIAMANKCMIMAAVAYNLKKLLKLKPSPNKNSKTKPSGSLDNPFYNLITRFHRTTNAFIATLLPFNRNGQTTFWSFAR; encoded by the coding sequence TACTTGATCTCTCTTTCCTTTATGATTCGACCGCGAAGTATTATGGCAACGAAGGCCAAAAGAGCATTGACCCTGTCGTGTTCTTTAAACTGATGCTGGTGGGTTATCTGGAAAACATGAATAGCGACCGACGTATTATCATCACATCACGGATGCGCATGGATATTCTTTATTTTATCGGCTATGACCTGGATGAAGAACTACCATGGCATTCCACCCTGAGCCGGACACGCCAACTTTACGGGGAGGAAACGTTTACTGCCATTTTCAAAACGGTACTGAAACAATGTATCGATAACGGTTTGGTCGCTGGTCGGCGACAGGCTGTAGATAGTGTGCTGGTGAAAGCCAATGCCGCCCTGTCCAGTGTGGTCGAACGTCAGATATTGGATGATGCTGCAGGCTATGGCAAGGAGTTGGATGCACACACTGAAAAGCTATCTTCGGATAATATCATTCACCTGCCTGATCATCTTTCAGCCAGCCAGGCTTCTGCCAAACAAAAACCCAAGCCGGTAAATCAAGCCAGGGTAAGCCCATCCGACACTGATGCCCGCATATCTTACAAGCCGGGCAAAGTATTGGCCTTAAATTACCTAAGCCAGGTGAGTGTGGATACCTCAAATCACGTAATTACCCACATACAAGCATTCCATGCCGATAAAGGCGATGGGCAATGTCTCCCCGAGATATTAACGCAGACGGTAAACACCCTTAAAGAGAATGGATTGACAGTGCATGAAGTCCTGGCGGATTCAGGCTATAGCAGTGAGCCGGGGCTCTTAGCGTTGATCGAACATCAGATCGAAGGGTATATACCCAACCGCTCAGGCTACAAAGATGACAGGGAAGGGTTCACCTATGATAAAGAGCATGACCGGTATATCTGTTCACAGGGAAAATACCTTACCTTCCGACATTTCAGAGCCAAAGGCAATGGCCTGCATAAGCTTTATAAAACTTCGGTTAGCGATTGCGCGACTTGTCCTCTCAAAGATAGCTGCACCAATCCATCTACAGGTACAAAGGTCATCAGAGAGTCTGCCATTAAGGATATATACAGGCAGATGCAGCAGCGTGTACAAAGCAGCAAAGGCCGGAAGATGCGGAAAGTAAGGCAAGGTACCGTCGAGCCGGTATTAGGTACCCTGGTCAATTTCACCGGAATGAAAAAAGTAAATACAAAGGGTATTGCGATGGCAAACAAGTGTATGATTATGGCTGCCGTTGCTTATAACCTCAAAAAACTACTGAAGCTAAAGCCCTCGCCAAATAAAAATAGCAAAACAAAACCATCGGGGAGTCTTGATAATCCGTTTTATAATCTTATAACTCGATTTCACAGAACTACAAATGCCTTTATAGCGACTCTGCTCCCCTTCAACAGAAACGGGCAAACAACCTTTTGGTCATTTGCCCGTTAA